Proteins encoded by one window of Arachis hypogaea cultivar Tifrunner chromosome 1, arahy.Tifrunner.gnm2.J5K5, whole genome shotgun sequence:
- the LOC112696126 gene encoding uncharacterized protein: protein MSATEPPSFQEAARCVVCNCSFNTFRRRHHCRSCGRTLCNEHSSNQMALPQFGIYSSVRVCADCFNNSRSGNGVRQASSGGVNSITDTISKIDIDANDDPKAIPTAGSTLALGIKECMCGMPLCICESEAPTPSSSAQPRQISSPAITSESNPKPKKADTAPKNRSSSSSSKFSSAFGHVTNGTSERSQTDYGANGEGLREAIKNGDVAAVKKLLDEGVDANYRDKQGLSLLHLAAVFNQTDIVFILMDSGASLEYKNAQGETPLDCAPATLQYKMRKKIEDGGTMNQSI, encoded by the exons ATGTCAGCCACAGAACCACCTTCATTCCAAGAAGCAGCGCGATGTGTTGTCTGCAATTGCAGTTTCAACACTTTCAGGAGACGG CATCACTGTCGATCCTGTGGGAGAACTTTGTGCAATGAACATTCATCAAATCAAATG GCTTTACCTCAATTTGGCATTTACTCAAGTGTCCGAGTATGTGCTGATTGTTTCAACAATTCAAG GTCTGGGAATGGTGTAAGACAGGCTTCTTCGGGTGGAGTGAACAGCATAACGGATACAATTTCTAAAATAGATATCGATGCCAATGATGATCCAAAAGCCATTCCTACTGCAGGGAGTACACTTGCATTGGGCATTAAAGAGTGTATGTGTGGAATGCCTCTTTGCATTTGTGAGTCTGAGGCTCCCACACCTTCCTCTTCTGCACAACCTCGGCAG ATATCCTCTCCGGCTATTACCTCTGAATCAAATCCTAAACCTAAGAAGGCAGATACTGCTCCAAAAAATAGAAGTTCCAGTTCATCTAGCAAGTTTAG TTCTGCTTTTGGTCATGTAACCAATGGGACATCGGAGAGAAGCCAGACCGATTATGGAGCCAATGGAGAG GGTTTAAGAGAAGCAATAAAAAATGGTGACGTAGCTGCTGTCAAGAAACTTCTTGATGAG GGTGTGGATGCAAATTACAGGGACAAGCAAGGGCTATCGTTACTGCATTTG GCTGCGGTCTTCAATCAAACTGATATAGTTTTCATTCTCATGGATTCGGGTGCGAGCCTGGAGTACAAAAATGCACAAG gagAAACACCTTTAGATTGTGCACCAGCTACCTTACAGTACAAAATGCGAAAGAAGATAGAAGACGGTGGAACAATGAACCAAAGCATTTGA